In one window of Microplitis demolitor isolate Queensland-Clemson2020A chromosome 4, iyMicDemo2.1a, whole genome shotgun sequence DNA:
- the LOC103574515 gene encoding uncharacterized protein LOC103574515, protein MNCLTIFVIALMILATESFFVGFNRRISFTYNKCQNLHENVNSNSFIECFLKDLDSINDKYEFNADAFLRVFNKRVDYKELKKSEFLREYNDCITTVNSEDDRGPQLMKITIKAIQCMNTFKKQVLPATY, encoded by the exons aTGAAttgtttaacaatttttgttaTCGCTTTGATGATTTTAGCCACTGAATCG tttttcgTGGGTTTCAATCGAAGAATATCTTTTACATACAACAAATGTCAAAATCTTCATGAAAACGTCAACAGTAATTCGTTCATTGAATGTTTTCTCAAGGATCTTGATTCG ATTAACGATAAATACGAATTTAATGCAGACGCATTTTTAAGAGTTTTCAACAAACGAGTGGATTATAAAGAGCTGAAAAAATCTGAATTTTTAAGGGAGTATAATGATTGCATCACCACGGTTAATTCAG AGGACGATCGTGGTCCacaattgatgaaaataactattaaGGCTATTCAATGTATGAATACATTCAAAAAACAGGTACTTCCTGcaacttattaa